In a single window of the Marinitoga sp. 38H-ov genome:
- a CDS encoding TetR family transcriptional regulator, with translation MSEITKKALSNSLKKLMKEKPLSKITVNDVVKDCGLNRRTLYYYFHDIYELLEWTFITEIKEVIGENKTYKTWQKGYYFLLLNKIKK, from the coding sequence ATGTCTGAAATAACAAAAAAAGCACTTTCAAATTCATTGAAAAAATTGATGAAAGAAAAACCTTTATCAAAAATCACAGTAAATGATGTTGTAAAAGACTGTGGTTTAAATAGAAGAACATTATACTATTACTTTCATGATATTTATGAATTACTTGAATGGACATTTATTACAGAAATAAAAGAGGTAATTGGCGAGAATAAAACATATAAAACATGGCAAAAAGGTTATTATTTTCTATTATTAAATAAAATCAAAAAGTAG
- a CDS encoding oleate hydratase — MGSYQLKYHAKKPEGIENKKAYLVGSGIATLAAAFFLIRDGHMDGKNITIFERKNVNGGALDGAGNLEDGYIIRGGREMEEHYECTWDLFGDIPTLEDPERTILDDMKEINDWDPNVSANRVIQNRGERVDASTLGLKEHHIKQLTKLFLAKEEDLGDLTVEQFFTPDYLETNMWLLWRSMFAFQPWHSVVEMKRYMERFIHLLPGMTELRNILFSRYNQYDSFVLPLVKWLEDHGVKIENNTLVTDLDIEISGKEKVVTGIHLVQNGEEKHIKTTRNDLVFVINGSMTENSTLGSNDKAPELNTELGPVWRLWKNIAAKDPSFGRPEVFYENIDKTKWESFTVTFKDPKIADIIRKLTNRDPYSGRVVTGGIITIKDSNWGMSFTLSRQPHFANQPKDVLVLWAYGLFADNEGDYIKKKMSECTGEELLRELLYHMGVEEKLMEEIVSDAIVIPAMMPHITSQFMPRVKGDRPEVVPEGSVNLAFLGQFVEIEGDCVFTVEYSVRSAMMAVYKLLNLDKEVPEIYPSKYDIRHIVNATKTLYGNKPLPGEFFVKKLLKDTSLDGLL; from the coding sequence ATGGGCAGCTATCAATTAAAATATCATGCAAAAAAACCTGAAGGAATAGAAAACAAAAAAGCATATCTCGTTGGTTCAGGTATTGCAACATTAGCAGCAGCTTTTTTCTTAATAAGAGATGGACATATGGATGGAAAAAATATCACTATATTTGAAAGAAAAAACGTAAATGGTGGAGCATTAGATGGTGCAGGGAACCTTGAAGATGGTTATATAATTCGTGGCGGTAGAGAAATGGAAGAACATTATGAATGTACATGGGACTTATTTGGTGATATCCCAACATTAGAAGATCCAGAAAGAACCATTTTAGATGATATGAAAGAAATTAATGATTGGGACCCTAATGTTTCAGCTAATAGAGTTATTCAAAATAGAGGTGAAAGAGTAGATGCCTCAACATTAGGTTTAAAAGAGCATCACATAAAGCAATTAACAAAATTATTTTTAGCAAAAGAAGAAGATTTAGGAGATTTAACTGTTGAACAATTCTTCACACCAGATTATCTTGAAACAAATATGTGGTTATTATGGCGTTCAATGTTTGCTTTCCAACCATGGCATAGTGTTGTCGAAATGAAAAGATATATGGAAAGATTTATACATTTATTACCTGGAATGACAGAATTAAGAAATATATTATTCTCAAGATACAATCAATATGATTCATTTGTTTTGCCTTTAGTAAAATGGTTAGAGGATCATGGGGTAAAAATCGAAAATAATACATTAGTTACTGATTTAGATATCGAAATTTCTGGTAAAGAAAAAGTTGTAACTGGAATTCACTTAGTTCAAAATGGTGAAGAAAAACATATAAAAACTACAAGAAACGATTTGGTATTTGTAATTAATGGTTCAATGACAGAAAATTCAACATTAGGAAGCAATGATAAAGCTCCAGAATTAAACACAGAACTTGGTCCAGTATGGAGATTATGGAAAAACATTGCTGCAAAAGATCCATCATTTGGAAGACCTGAAGTATTTTATGAAAATATAGATAAAACAAAATGGGAATCATTTACTGTAACCTTTAAAGATCCAAAAATTGCAGATATTATTAGAAAGCTAACAAATAGAGATCCATACTCAGGAAGAGTTGTTACTGGAGGGATAATTACAATAAAAGATTCAAATTGGGGAATGAGCTTTACATTAAGCAGACAACCACACTTTGCAAATCAACCAAAAGATGTACTGGTATTATGGGCATATGGTTTATTTGCAGATAATGAAGGCGACTACATTAAGAAAAAGATGAGTGAATGTACTGGAGAAGAATTATTAAGAGAATTATTGTACCATATGGGTGTAGAAGAAAAATTAATGGAAGAAATTGTTAGTGATGCAATAGTTATTCCAGCAATGATGCCACATATTACAAGTCAATTTATGCCACGTGTTAAAGGAGATAGGCCAGAAGTTGTTCCAGAGGGTAGTGTAAATTTAGCATTCCTTGGACAATTTGTTGAAATAGAAGGAGACTGTGTATTTACAGTAGAATATTCTGTTCGTTCAGCAATGATGGCTGTATATAAATTATTGAACCTCGACAAAGAGGTACCAGAAATTTATCCAAGTAAATATGATATTAGACATATTGTAAATGCAACCAAAACATTATATGGAAATAAACCATTACCAGGAGAATTTTTCGTAAAAAAATTACTTAAAGATACTTCATTAGATGGATTACTATAA
- a CDS encoding PatB family C-S lyase, producing MKYVDRRGTYSVKWDWYEWNKNLFLDKDVLPMWVADMDFEAPEKVIKVLKERIEHGAYGYTFRPRKLKENIVSWLEYKHNWKVDKNWILSTHGVIPALNFSIQLYTNPGDKILIQTPVYPPFMSSVKNNNRELVINELVLKDNRYEIDFDDFEEKLKESKMFILCSPHNPIGRVWSKEELERIGKLCLKHDVLIISDEIHADLTFENVNHTPIASISDDIAQNTITLMAPSKTFNIAGLHYSYTIIKNTELRKIFKKWIIQSGLYGHNLTSIIAANAAYKYGKNWLNKTMEYIEENYYYVKEYFEKNIPEVKVIKSEGTFLVWLDFRQLNLSQNELRELLEKKAKVGLNSGDTFGPGGKGFMRMNIATSRENIEETCKRIKNALR from the coding sequence ATGAAATATGTGGACAGAAGAGGGACATATTCCGTGAAATGGGATTGGTATGAGTGGAATAAAAATTTATTTTTAGATAAAGATGTATTACCTATGTGGGTTGCAGACATGGATTTTGAAGCTCCAGAAAAAGTTATAAAGGTTTTAAAGGAAAGAATAGAACATGGGGCATATGGTTATACATTTAGACCTAGGAAATTAAAAGAAAACATTGTTAGTTGGCTTGAATATAAGCATAATTGGAAAGTTGATAAAAACTGGATATTGTCCACACATGGTGTAATACCAGCATTAAACTTTTCCATTCAATTATATACAAATCCAGGTGATAAAATATTAATCCAGACACCTGTTTATCCCCCTTTCATGAGTTCTGTTAAAAATAATAATAGGGAATTGGTTATAAACGAATTAGTATTAAAAGATAATAGATATGAAATTGACTTTGATGATTTTGAGGAAAAATTGAAAGAATCAAAGATGTTTATCCTTTGTAGCCCACATAATCCAATTGGGCGAGTTTGGAGTAAAGAAGAATTGGAAAGAATAGGTAAATTATGTTTGAAACATGATGTATTAATAATATCAGATGAAATACATGCAGATTTAACATTTGAAAATGTGAATCACACACCAATAGCTTCTATTTCAGATGATATAGCACAAAACACTATTACATTAATGGCTCCAAGTAAAACATTTAATATTGCTGGACTTCATTATTCATACACCATTATTAAAAATACAGAATTGCGAAAAATATTTAAAAAATGGATTATTCAAAGCGGTTTATATGGGCACAATTTAACTTCAATTATAGCTGCAAACGCAGCATATAAATATGGTAAAAATTGGTTAAATAAAACAATGGAATATATTGAAGAGAATTATTATTATGTAAAAGAATACTTTGAAAAAAATATTCCAGAAGTAAAAGTAATAAAATCTGAAGGGACTTTTTTAGTATGGCTTGATTTTAGACAACTAAATTTAAGTCAAAATGAGTTAAGAGAATTATTAGAAAAAAAGGCTAAGGTTGGTTTAAATTCTGGTGATACCTTTGGACCAGGCGGCAAAGGTTTTATGAGAATGAATATTGCAACATCAAGAGAAAATATAGAAGAAACGTGTAAGAGAATTAAAAATGCACTTAGATAA
- a CDS encoding 4Fe-4S binding protein, with the protein MDLSTEFAGIKLKNPLMPASGPLVGDDEKMLYISRLGVGGMVTKTISTKAAEVPRPCIYGTNNYIVNAELWSELPPEKWINEILPRLKNELDIPLIVSAGYTKEDMEILIPQLDKFADAFEISTHYVGKNLDNIAETVRTIRANTDKPIFMKMSPHIPDPVEFAQMVLENGGTGVVAINSLGPTMLIDIQNRTNLIGNDKGQVWISGPVIKNLGLALVNTIKSAVPEIPVIGVGGISSADDVIEYLLAGADAVQMLSAALIKGKQLYKTIVDQLPKALEKYDFSSIDEVKKTGLKKKEVVFKPKYPQVDLNKCTFCKLCEMVCPYWAITVDKENKQVIVDETKCFGCSLCQSRCPVKAISGVI; encoded by the coding sequence ATGGATTTAAGTACAGAATTTGCAGGAATTAAATTAAAAAATCCTTTGATGCCAGCATCTGGTCCTCTTGTTGGCGATGATGAAAAAATGTTATATATTTCCAGACTTGGAGTTGGCGGAATGGTTACAAAAACTATTTCTACAAAAGCTGCCGAGGTACCAAGACCTTGTATATATGGCACAAATAATTATATAGTTAATGCAGAATTGTGGTCTGAATTACCTCCAGAAAAATGGATAAATGAAATATTACCAAGATTAAAAAATGAACTAGATATTCCATTAATTGTTAGTGCAGGATATACAAAAGAAGATATGGAAATTTTAATTCCTCAGCTGGATAAATTTGCAGATGCATTTGAAATTTCCACACATTATGTTGGAAAAAATTTAGATAATATTGCAGAAACGGTAAGAACTATAAGAGCAAATACAGATAAGCCTATATTTATGAAAATGAGTCCTCATATTCCTGATCCGGTAGAATTTGCCCAAATGGTGCTTGAAAATGGCGGAACAGGCGTTGTGGCCATTAATTCTTTAGGACCAACTATGTTAATAGATATTCAAAATAGAACAAATTTAATTGGTAACGATAAAGGACAAGTATGGATTTCAGGTCCTGTTATAAAAAATCTGGGTCTTGCACTGGTAAATACTATTAAATCAGCTGTCCCTGAAATTCCAGTGATTGGAGTTGGAGGAATTTCTTCTGCAGATGATGTAATAGAATATTTATTAGCTGGTGCCGATGCTGTACAAATGTTGTCTGCTGCATTAATAAAAGGTAAACAATTGTATAAAACTATTGTTGATCAACTTCCTAAAGCACTTGAAAAATATGATTTTAGTAGTATAGATGAGGTTAAAAAGACAGGTCTTAAGAAAAAAGAGGTAGTATTTAAACCTAAATATCCACAAGTTGATTTAAACAAATGTACTTTCTGTAAGCTTTGTGAAATGGTATGTCCATATTGGGCTATTACTGTTGATAAAGAAAATAAACAGGTAATAGTAGATGAAACTAAATGTTTTGGTTGTAGCTTATGTCAGAGTAGATGTCCCGTTAAAGCTATTAGTGGAGTAATCTAA
- a CDS encoding amidohydrolase family protein — protein MVKTIINCNIFDYDTYKENQYIRFNDIILEVGNMDDFEKKDNEEIIDFKGKLVMPGFVNGHTHIYSTFARGMSVKFNPKSFSDILKQLWWRMDSKIDLETTYYSGLVSGIEFIKNGITTFIDHHASGMDIRGTLNELKKGTCDEIGLRGIFCFETSDRFDVDSCIEENIEFLKKQSEKYAGMFGLHASLSLSNETLKKVSEFLNEAPIHIHVAESLEDEKDSINKYGKRVVERLEEFDLLTKNSILSHCVHIDEKEADIVSRHDVYVALNPTSNMNNSVGLPNYKLLKVKGIKTIIGNDGLGFNLTREYLNLYFTQKYRYEDPTFFSFNDLKNNIDNVYNLVGDMLNIKIGRIKEGYKADIISYDYIPFTSLNENNIFGHVFFGIWDKLDVMDTIVNGEFLMKDREVKFEVEKIYSEAKKIADKMWDRL, from the coding sequence ATGGTAAAAACCATAATAAATTGTAATATTTTTGATTATGATACTTACAAAGAAAATCAATATATTAGATTTAATGATATTATTCTTGAAGTAGGAAATATGGACGATTTCGAAAAAAAAGATAATGAAGAAATTATAGATTTTAAAGGAAAATTAGTTATGCCTGGCTTTGTTAATGGGCATACACATATATACTCCACTTTTGCAAGAGGGATGAGCGTTAAATTTAATCCTAAATCCTTTTCTGATATACTAAAACAGCTATGGTGGAGAATGGATTCTAAAATAGATTTAGAAACTACATACTATAGTGGACTAGTTAGTGGCATTGAGTTTATAAAAAATGGTATTACAACTTTTATTGATCATCATGCCAGTGGAATGGATATAAGAGGAACATTAAATGAATTAAAAAAAGGAACATGTGATGAAATTGGTTTAAGAGGAATTTTTTGCTTTGAAACAAGTGACAGATTTGATGTTGATAGCTGTATAGAAGAAAATATTGAATTTTTAAAAAAACAGTCAGAGAAATATGCTGGAATGTTTGGTCTTCATGCATCACTCTCATTATCAAATGAAACATTGAAAAAAGTATCGGAATTTTTAAATGAAGCACCAATACATATACATGTTGCAGAGAGCTTGGAAGATGAAAAAGACTCAATAAATAAATATGGCAAAAGAGTAGTTGAAAGATTAGAAGAATTTGATTTACTAACAAAAAACTCAATATTATCCCATTGTGTTCATATTGATGAAAAAGAAGCTGATATTGTTTCTAGACATGATGTATATGTTGCATTAAACCCAACTTCAAATATGAATAATTCAGTTGGATTACCGAATTATAAGCTATTAAAAGTAAAAGGAATAAAAACAATTATCGGGAATGATGGGCTTGGTTTTAATCTCACAAGAGAATATTTAAATCTATATTTTACCCAAAAATATAGATATGAAGATCCAACATTTTTTAGTTTTAATGATTTAAAAAATAATATCGATAATGTATATAATCTTGTAGGTGATATGTTAAACATAAAAATAGGAAGAATAAAAGAAGGATATAAAGCAGATATTATTTCATATGATTATATACCTTTCACATCTTTAAATGAAAATAATATTTTTGGGCATGTATTTTTTGGAATATGGGACAAATTAGATGTAATGGACACTATTGTTAATGGGGAGTTTTTAATGAAAGATAGAGAGGTAAAATTTGAAGTTGAAAAAATTTATAGTGAAGCAAAAAAAATTGCTGATAAAATGTGGGATAGACTTTAA